The Macaca nemestrina isolate mMacNem1 chromosome 8, mMacNem.hap1, whole genome shotgun sequence genome contains the following window.
ACAAAATTAATTAGAAATTCATATGGATGAACTGCTGTTTCACATTATGCATAGCAGGGACACTTGCTGTTATAATTCTTTGCCAAAcaaaatttcacaaataaaattCCATGAAGTCTACTTCTACTCAAGGCTATGAGTGTGTAACACAGTATGCCACACATACATGCTTTTCAAACATTACTCTTTGAGCTTCTAACTCAGTGGATTGAACtactttttctttaactttttattttgaagtcatTTTACACATATAGGAAAGTTACAAACACAGCAGAATTCTCATATACCCTTCACCCTGCTTCCCCTATTAACAATTTACCTAGCTCTAGCATAActaccaaaaccaggaaattaacattggtacaacACTGTTAATTAAACTGTACAACTAACTGGAATTTTACCTGTTCCCCTTcaatatcctttttcttttccagaatttaATCCAGGATCCCACAGTGCATTTAATTGTGTCTCCTCCAATCTATGACAGTTCCACATCCTTTCCCAGTATAGCCAATTTTTATAACACTGAAAAAACTGAGGGCGGgtagagtggctcatgcctgtaatcccagcactttgggaagtcgagaaCGACaaattgagctcaggagttttgacaccagcctgggtaacatgacaaaaccccatctctacaaaaacttagccaggcgtgatggctcatgcctctagttacagctacttgggaggctaaggtgggagaatcacttgagcgcaAGAGGTAGAGACTGTAGTAAGCCCAGATTGTGTGTGACaccactccagtctggtgacagagtgggacccagtctcaaaaaaaattgttttaactcattttcttatattttctttctttattccagtAGATTCTCCTATATGCCTCATTTCAGTACAAATACGAATTTAGCTTTCTTCTACCAGATCATGGAAAAGATCACATGCAAAAGTGAGAAAGAGTTCTGCTCTGTCTGGCTGGATGAAATCTTCAGATAGCTGTCACCAATGCAAAAAGATATCAAGATAAAATTGCTacattaattttcataatttttttaaaatttgagacagggtctggctctgtcacccaggctggagtgcagtgacaccatcttggctcactgcaacctctgcctcccaggctcaagcgatcctcccacctcagccttccaagtagctggtattacaggcaagcaccaacacattggactaatttttgtatttttagttgagacagggttttgccgtgttgcccaggctggtctcgaactcctgagctcaagcaatccacccgcttcggcctcccaaagtgctgggattacaagtgtgagtcaccgcacctggtctaACATTTCTTATTCTGCCTATTCTGAATAACCCCATTATACTCCTATGAATTCTTCCAGAAAGAATAATTAGTTTAATTAACGTTAAATTAATGTCACTCTGCTTTCCCCTCAGATTAAAGCTACACAATTCCAGTAGCAGGATTTCTAGGAAAAGAAGTTGTAAATGATAATGCTATGATTCTATCTGGATCTAGTAGTAACACTGCATGCCTTATTCTAATCACCAGAGATTAAGCTGGGTAATAACTATCTGACATGATAGGCTTAATTTAGCTATCTTGAAAGGCTTGCTGGTACTTAAGACTTTAaaatagtaattgttttataatgtCCTGGATGTTAATTCCAGTGCCTTTGCGGTTTCtatcctattttatatatttgaaaagaacTGATATATTTGAAAGAACTGAATGAATAGtttgtaattacttttttttttttttgagatggagtcttgctctgtcgcccaggctggagtgtagtggcatgatctcaactcactgcagcctcagcctcccaagtagctgggaccacaggcacgcagcCACCACGTCCgaacaattttttgtatttttagtagagacggagttttcccatgttggccaggctggtcttgaactcctgatctcaagtgatccccatcccaccccccagcctcccaaagtgctgggattacaggtgtgagccaccacagccagtcTGTAATTACTTTCTATCATTTAAATCACATGGTTATAAAGGTACAGAAAAGTGGATATTCACTTGagttaatctgtttttttttttaaattctcttacATGTGTTTTGGTCTCCTTTAATAAATAAGCTCACAGGCCAAAAGTTATTGGACACAGCTTTCCATATTTAACTCATGTGTGGATAGGATTAATAGTCCTTGAGatggattatttattttaattttgaaaggtagtcttactctgtcacccaggctagagtgctatggcgcaatctcggctcactgcaaactccccaTCCCAGGTTccaacaattcttctgcctcagcctcctgagtagctgggattacaggtgtccatcatgcccagctaatttttgtgtttttagtagagatggagttttgtcatgttgtacaggctggtcttgaactcctgacctcaggtgatctgcctgccttggccccccaaagtgctggaggaattacaggcatgaccaccaagcccagcctgaataataaattactttaaattgtgcttgagccgggcgcggtggctcaagcctgtaatcccagcactttgggaggccgagatgggcggatcacgagatcaggagatcgaggccagcctggctaatacggtgaaaccctgtctctactaaaaagtacaaaaaaaaaactagccgggcgaggtggccgccgcctgtagtcccagctactcgggaggctgaggcaggagaatggcgggaacccgggaggcggagcttgcagtgagctgagatccggccactgcactccagcctgggcgacagagcgagactccgtctcaaaaaaaaaaaaaaaaaaaagctcttccACAGGAGGCCTACACGCCGCCGCTTGTGCTGCCGCCATGTCTCTAGTGATCCCTGAAAAGTTCCAGCATATTTTGCGAGTACTCAACACCAATATCGATGGGCGGCAGAAAATAGCCTTTGCCATCACTGCCATTAAGGGTGTGGGCCGAAGATATGCTCATGTGGTGTTGAGGAAAGCAGACATTGACCTCACCAAGAGGGCGGGAGAACTCACTGAGGATGAGGTGGAACGTGTGATCACCATTATGCAGAATCCACGCCAGTACAAGATCCCAGACTGGTTCTTGAACAGACAGAAGGATGTAAAGGATGGAAAATATAGCCAGGTCCTAGCCAATGGTCTGGACAACAAGCTCCCTGAAGACCTGGAGCGACTGAAGAAGATTcgggcccatagagggctgcgccACTTCTGGGGCCTTCGTGTCCGAGGCCAGCACACCAAGACCACTGGCCGCCGTGGCCGCACCGTGGGTGTGTCCAAGAAGAAATAAGTCTGTAGGCCTTGTCTGTTAATAAATAGTttacatatcaaaaaaaaaaaaaattatgcttgaaaattggccaggtgtagtggctcatgcctgtaatcccagcactttgggaagctgaggtaggtggaccgcttgagctcaagagtttcagagcagcctaggcaacatggtgaaaccccacctctacaaaaaatacaaaaattagccgtgtgatggtgcatgcttgtaatcccagctaatcaggatcTCAAATCCCAGGATAATATAATGCAACTTTTCCCTGCAGTAACTTTAATGCCCCAACTTCTCAATCCATGTTGTGAAACAATAGTGGTGGAAGATGATGGCTAGAAAGCATCCCTTGGTTCTCTGTTTACTTCACTACCAGTTAGTTactctctcattcttccttctggCCTCTCACAGTTGGGGATCCTTCAGGGCTCAGTTCTAGGCCCCGttcccttttctttttactctttcccTAACCGAAATTTAGTTTTTAGGCTGTTATCCTCAAATCTATAATCTCAGTCCAAATATTTCCTCTGGGCCACAGACTCCCATGCCTGACCTTTGTAACCTCTCTACTTTAAGATAGTTCACATGTTCCAGCCGTAAGAATCTAGGTAATAGTAGCTGAAACAGCAAAAGGTACTAAGCACTTCCTATGGGCCAGGCCCCATTCTAAGCATGTTTTATgcactaactcatttaatcctcacaacaactttgAGGCAAGgagattttagtagagatggggttttgccatgctggccagactggtcttgaactcctgatctcaagtgatccccacCATCCtccccgcctcccaaagtgcggggattacaggtgtgagccaccacagccagtcTGTAATTACTTTCTATCATTTAAATCATGTGGTTATAAAGTCACTCCTATCTTgcagaggggaaactgaggcagacaATGATAAGTCACTAGCTCAAGTTTAGCATCTTCAACACATGGCAGTGTCAGAACTCAAACTGACCTCTTCTGGCTTCGGAGCCTACactcctgtattagtctgttttcatgttgctgataaagacatacctgagactgggaagaaaaagaagtttaactggacttacagttccacatggctggggaggcctcagaatcatggcagagggtgaaaggcacttcttacacggtggtgacaagagagaatgaggaagaagcaaaagtggaaacccctgataaacccatcagatctcatgagacttgttcactatcacgagaacagcaaaggaaagaccggccccccatgactcaattacctccccctgggtccctcccacaatatgggggaattctgggagatataattcaagttgagatttgaatggggacacagtcaaaccatatcattcgcCCCAGACCCTcgaaatctcatgtcctcaccatttcaaaaccaatcatgtcttcccaacagtcgcccagggcctttttttttttttttttttttgagacagagcctcactctgttgcccaggctgaagtgcagtggcacgatctcagctcactgcaacctccgccgcctggggttcaagcaattctcctgcctcagcctcccaagtagctgggattacaggcgcccaccaccacaccaggctaatttttctatttttagtagagacggggttttgtcatcttggtcaggctagtcttgaactcctggcctcaggtgatttgccgGCCTCAGACtcgatctcgtgagacttatccactatcatgagaatagcaagggaaagagcagctcccatgattcaattacttcccccGGGACCCTCCCACAATACAggggaattctgggagacacaattcgagaattgggtggggacacagccaaaccatatcaattccAAACAACTGTGCTCTCAGTTAGTTACTGAAATTAAAGTCTAGTTTTCTCCCCTAAGTCTGTTCCCACCTCCTGACTCTGGACCTTCTCAGCTCAGTAAAGACGCAGGTCATCTCTTCAAACTGGAAAGCTGAAGTCATCTTTGATTCCTCCGTCTCCTTTGCTGCCCAAAACAGCGAGTTCTGCCAAATCCTTCCCTGTTCTGTATCCCCAGTGCAGCCTAGGTGGTATCCCCAATACCACTCTCCCAGACTCTGTGCTCACACACCCAGTCCCCCACTCAGCAGCAAAAGGGATCTTAAATGCATACATCAGTTCATGCATTTAGTTAAAACCACTGAACAGCTTTTTCTCACTTGGAGAAACAGAGCCCTCACCAGGTCTTTCGAATGCTTCCGATCTCTAAAACTGCATCTTGAGCCACTCTCTCCCCTCTTACTTTGCTCCAACACTTGTAAAGAAAAACTCACTTGAAGTTCTCCAAAGTCAATGAGAAATACATCTGTACTATCTTCTGTTTGAGATTATGCACAGCACTGTTCCTCTCCTTTGGCATGGACTCAGCATGATTATAAAATGATGAGGCTTCAGTGATCTTGAAGCTGGGAGCCTAGCTTCCTCCCTGCTTACCCCACATCCCACATCCCTGTACATATTTCCATTCACTGGGAAAAGGCCCTGAATTCCCCCAAATAATCTGCAACATCATTTCTAGAATGGAAAAAGATCACTcctagaataaaaataaatactgaaacATAACAGAAGACACAAGGAGATAAGCACGAGCCTTTTCACCTTCCTTCCTGCCATTTATACCTCTTCCTCTCAAAAAAGGCCAAAAGGCCCAGGGTAGAAAGTCTATGATAATGCAATCGTTTTTTAAATGGGTAAGTTAACATAAGATGAAAAACGATCTTATTTAGACTCTTGCACCTAGAAGACAGTCAGAACATTAGATGCAtgcaaatatttgctgatttgCAATGACAAATTATATTTCAGCTCAAATGAGCTCATTAGTCTATATTTGTAATTTAATAGGAAGTGCTGGCAGTCAGATTCCCTGCCCTTGACAATACCAAAATATCTACTACTTACTGGCATCATCCATGAACTCAAAGTCACCTCCCAGTTCAGAACTTGAAAAGTGATACTGATCCGGATCGGCCAGGGCACTCAATAAAATCAACAGTACCACAGCATTGATGATctgcagtaagaaaaaaaaaaaaaaagaatttaagtaaCCCCAGGATGCAATCCTTATAACAGAAAACTACACTGACCACATGGAGTCAGGCTGGCCACAGGCAACTTCCTCAGTGGCTTGACTCTCAACACTAAGCCCCACCCATGGACCCATCCAGGGAGCAGACAAACATTCCCTAAGGCGGAAATGCTGCCAGCCCATTCAGTTGCAGCCAAGTGCACAAGGCTTGGAGTGAAGACAACAGCAGGATTTTACCTCATTCCCCCTGGCCCAGGCACCATAGAGCAGTgaacaacacacacaaacacaggcaGCAGTGCTGGCGCCAGTGGTTGAAAAAGCACAAAAACTTTCCAGTGAGTCAGCTACACTCTAGAGTTAAAGGTAAGCAACCCAAGTTGTCTCAGTTAATCAAACATTTTACAGATTCAAATCAGTGGAGCTTTGAGAGCTTTGAAGCCATCTAGGAAGCAGTTTCAGAGAATGAATGCAAAGCTACATAGTGGATCCAGGATCATCCTCCTGCAATAACTCTttccaggccaggccaggccagtaGTCCTGTCTTCTGAATACTGCCCTTAGCTACTTTAAACTCAGCTCCTCTAAATGAAAATCACCTTCTTTAACACCTTCCACTTCTGCTCCTCCTTATTTGTTCTCTAACTTAAAAAATGGCCTCGCtattaaataattaatgaaaaacattcaggcactatgctaagtgctttatgtggAATCTCTCTTAAGTCCTGCAATAACCTAATGAAGTGGGTACTAAATTATTCCCATGTTATACatagcaaactgaggctcagaggttaaAAAACACTGCTCAGGAACAAACAAACTACTAagctgtagagatgggatttgaatccaggaattTAGGTTCCAGAACCTAACCTCTACAAGTCTCCTGTCCATACACGAAACTTGATCATCTGAGTTTACCATCTTTATCCTGCACACCCAACCAACCGCAAAATCTTGACCATTCTGCCTcttcatttctatttcctttattcttcctGTCACTGCTCgacaatacacacacatattaacTTTGATGGGGCTGGGGTAGTAAGGATCGCAGAGTTTAAGTGAGGCACCAGCTAAGATTGGGTTGTTGTCTGTTAAGAGACAAGGtgtctatattgcccaggctggcctcaaactcctgggctctagcaatcctcccacctctgcctcccaagtagctgggactacaggtgcacatcattGGGCCAGGCCAAGACTGGCTTGTTACTTCTTTACTATTCTAAGTTCAGAAACTTATGGCGGAGTTCTATGTTTCACTCTTCTCAAATGGAGTGAAGATATGAATAACCTTCATACAGAGAGAGAAGCCTCTTACTAACAACACTAACTAATGGCATATCCTACCACAAAAATCATATTTGGGCTGAACACAGTggctgtctgtaatcccagcactttgggaggctgaggtgggaagatcacttgagcccaggagttcaagacaagcctggacaacatagtgagacctcatctcaacaaacaaaaaaatgagccagggatagtggcgcaggcctgtagtcccagctacttggaggctgaggtgggaggattgattgcctgagcccaggagtttgagactacagtgagctgatgcgtcactgcactccaacctgggcaacaaagtaagaccttccctcaaaaccaaataaacaaaaatccacATATTTGGAAATACCTGTTTAAAGGAAGTATAAATGTTTTACAGAACATCCATTCAAGAGtttatttttggccgggcacagtggctcatacctgtaattcctctactttgggaggccgaggtgggtggatcacttgagatcaggagttcgagagcagcctggccaacatggtgaaaccctgtttctaaaaatgcaaattagctgggcgtggtggtagatgcctgtaatccctgctactcaggaggctgaggcaggagaatcacttcaaccagggaggcagaggttccagtgagctgagatcgtgccactgccctccagccttggtgaaagagtgagacactgtctcaaggaaagaaaaaaaaaaaaaagttcatttttaaatgacaatcCCAATTGGTTGTTTCAGGGTTACTGTAGGATTCGAAGtaacttctgtttttcttttttttttttttttttgagacggagtctcactgtgtcacccaggctggagtgtagtggcatgatctcggttcactgcaaccgccacctgccaggtttaagcgattctcctgcctcagcctcccgagtagctgggattacaggtgcctgccaccacgcccggctaatttttgtatttttagcagagatggggtttttaccgtcgtcaggctggtcttgaactcctgaccttgagatccacccagctcagcctcccaaagtgctaggattataggcgtgagccactgcgcctggctggaataacttttcttcctgtgttttccaaattgtcaaataaaagccaattgctttttgaaaaaaattatgagaATAGGCACTTCCCAGAGTATACATAACTAATTTAAACAGATATTACAAGCATGTGCTTAACCAAATACCTGAAGGTACAAAAGAATATACAGGGAAAAGTTACCTTCTCCGTCAAAGGCATCTGAACCAAAGCGACTCCATTACGAACAGGGTTTTGGTAAAATGAGGCTAAGACCCACTGGGCTGCACTCCCAGGAGGTTAGGccttctaagtcacaggatgagacaggagatcAGCACAAGGTACAGGTCACAGAGACCTTGCCGATAAAACAGGTGATGGTAAAGAAGCCgaccaaaacccaccaaaaccaagatggtgacaaaagtGAGCTCTGGCTGTCCTCACTGCTCGTTATGCACTAATCATAATATATTAGCATGCATGCTAAAAgatactcccaccagcaccatgacagtttacaaatgccatggcaacgtcaggtaGTTACTCTATATGGTCTGAAAAGGGGGGAACTCTCATTTCTGGGaactgcccacccctttcctgtaaAACTCATGAaaaatccaccccttgtttagcatataatgaataaataattatggTATTATCAGTGGAACAGCCCAAGctactgctctgcctatggagtaacgattcttttgtttctttacttaaTAAACTTAcattcactttactctgtggactcaaCCTGAATTGCTTCTTGCAtgaggtccaagaaccctctcttggggtctgcatcaggacccctttccagtaacatctCCACAGTAATTATTGTAACAGTATCTTGTTTCTCTCCAAAGATCCAAGAAATTTCATAGCACATTTTAAACTGTGATTAACAAAACTATTTGAAGAAAACTTTTCATTACAACTCCAAGGCTTAAAGGAGGCACAGGCCAGTCCCACAACTGGCATTATGATATACGGCAAAGATGTTATTTGATAAACTGTCAAGTTTTCTTGTCATTTCAATccctctatattttttaaatttattttttattttattttttgagatggagtctcgcactgtcgcccaggctgaagtgcagtggtgcaagcacggctcaccgcaacctccgccacccgggttcaagtgattctcccgcctcaataGGCGCctgtagctgcgattacaggcacctgccaccacgcctggttaatttttttgtatttttatgagagacagggtttcaccatgttggccaggttggtctcgaactcctgacctcaagtgatccgcctgcctcagactcccaaagtgctgggattacaggtgtgagccactgtgcccaactctTCTATACTctcatttttgagaaaaggtATGTGGAAAATTGTGGACTGAAATAAGATCAAATGAAATAAGAGGAATGCCACTCAAGTTAGTTATCTTACCTCTTCACATCTTAACAAGAACCATATTAAGAGCTTTTGTTTACTAGTTTTCTAGATCTTCTAAAGCCAGTGTTACGCACCTGCTTTACACATGTGCTTTCCTGTACTCTCAGTCCCCAGGGACCTGTTAACCCTTAATCAGCTTATTATTCCCTTGTGGAGTCTACTGATCATATATAGCTACTAATTGCCTACAACACATACTTGCTAAGTGCTTAGGAAGAACTCCCCGGGACTCAGAACATGAAGTTAAATACATCATgtacccaaaaaacaaaaagcataaagCAGTGAGTGTGACAAGAGCTCAGAGAAAGAATAATGGAAGTTAAGGAGAGTTACAGTCAGGGGTTGCAGGGACCTGCAACAGAGATGGTAGCATTTGAACAGGAACTCGAAAGATGAAGATTTGGAGCCTGAGGGGTATGGAAAAGAACAATTCCAAGTATGAGCAATGCCACTGAGACGAGGACATGTCCTCAAGACAGCAAGTTCAATGTGGCTGGAAGGCCAGGGTAGGGGGGTATGAAAAGAAATGTTAGAGGATAGAACCAGAAATGTGGGATGGGGCCAGGTGGTGAAGAGGCCTCGAAACTAGGATAGAAATTCTAATAGTTAACGAAAATGCTATAAAGGTTTTTGAGGAAGGATATAACATGATCAGAGCTATGTTGTCAGAAAGAGCAAACTGGCAGAAGTAGGAAAGCTAAATTAGAGGCAGGAATCCAATCTggtgttaaataaaaattataagcgGCCATTGTTGCAGATTGAGTTCCTGCACAATAGGGCCCCAACACACTAGAACACAAACCAAAATGCAGCCACCCATGCTCAGGTTCACGATAACCTGAAGTCACCTGATGCTAACTAAcagttatttttgtattgttctgtctccctgcccctgccttacAAGAAAAGTCCCTTTTAAATGACCcatctgcttttagttctttgttTCTGGTTGTTTCTGGTTTAGTTCTTTGATTCTGGTTTATTCAGCCCATTTCTCTCTAAAAAGCCAAGCTCCTCTGCTTAGCTCACAGGATACTCATATGGGATGAAGTGTTACCCAATTCTAGAAAGCCAATTAAGATCTTTAAACTAAATTGTTCTAATTTTGTCCTTTGACCCTGGAAACACCTACGATAGTCTGGCTAAGAATAGGGCACTTCATCTCTAATTCGCATGATAACCCTGTGAGATGGTCATCTTCCGCATCAGTTGGTCAGGTTTAGTGACTTTATCTTAGGGCCTATGTGTGGGAGAGCCAAGGTTGGAACCCCAAGACCTTTCCACATGGAGGCAGAATTACTAGAGATACAGTAACTGACTACAtgcaaagaacacagaaaaagaagcaaagaagacCTGAGACTTCAAGCCTGGTGACAGGATGTATCTTGTCATTATCAGAAATGGAAAAGGTCAGTGGAAGGACAATGACAATGTCGATTTTAGATACACTGTGCTGAAAGTACTTGCAGTATATCCAAATAATCCTATTTTTAGCTTATCCATCTGGCCTCTAACCCTCCTCTTTGTACTCGCCCTGTGGTATTCATGTGTGCCCTGTTTTTCTGTTTGCTACTGGAGTTCTGACAGCCTGATGCTGTCAGATACTTACATGCCTTTCTGCCCTCTCCTGTTCCATCTCTATAACACATCACATGGTGTCTGACAACAGAGTCCTGGCTGCTGGCTCAGCGTGTCCTTCTTACTCCAGAGTGGGTCCTGGGTCCTACACCTGCCAGTGTCATAAATGCTGTAGTAACTATTATCACCCACTCTGTACCTCTAGCCCTGTGGTCTTTCTCTCAGGGGACCAAGTCCCCTTCCAGGTGCCCTGGTTCTTCATGAGGCAGTCCAGATAGAGGGGACACAGATAAAACAAAGATATGACAGGTACGCTGCTCATTACACATCACAAATGACTCACCACTGTGGCTTTTAATCAGTGTGGAACTTT
Protein-coding sequences here:
- the LOC139355800 gene encoding small ribosomal subunit protein uS13-like — translated: MSLVIPEKFQHILRVLNTNIDGRQKIAFAITAIKGVGRRYAHVVLRKADIDLTKRAGELTEDEVERVITIMQNPRQYKIPDWFLNRQKDVKDGKYSQVLANGLDNKLPEDLERLKKIRAHRGLRHFWGLRVRGQHTKTTGRRGRTVGVSKKK